The genomic window tgttataataataataattattattattgttagcgttattcaaaatctgaagaaagagagaaaataatttcaatgagAATTCAGAGAGTTTATTACAATTTGATGTGGAAACTCGACCGAACCCAAAGCAAtagtaaaatattatattttttttttttttactccacaATGAGGTTTacgcataaaaaataaaactttcctatatttttaacaagctagaaataaaaaatttttcagaaatgaacaaactaaaaaaaagtcacaTTGCACACGCCCGAATAGAAGATATAGCGTATCTTTCGCTTTCAATTAATATTGTTTACATTTCATTCTTTCGTTCTCTGTACAAACAAACAACTTATGTGAACTCACATTCTCgttgttgttgatttttttaaaaattatatctctTCGACCGTTATGAAATGCGAATAGAATTGCTTACAAGAATCGTTCcgagtttttgtttgttcattaaatcaatgaataattagtgattattttctttccattctAACCTTACGTAGTCAATGGGTTGTGAGATAAATGATGAACCTGTTGTTTGTTGCGTgattaatgttattattattattattattattactattattattacaattattactgtcattatgatttttctaaCGTTAGCAGTTGTATCATCTGACTGATTTCGTTGGAGAATATCACGGAAGagaatatttacatttgtTACCTAGTAATAGCGATAATTATTCAAACCTATCTATTTCACTTGTTCAAATAAAGGGTTATAATTGTACAATTCTAAAACAGCAAGAGTGTACCTCTAATTATTCATgcatataaaaacaaattttgacCCCGTCATCCTCACCCCGAGTATTCAAGAaacgattcaattttatacaagGAGTTATCTAAAGTCCAGCTTTAATTTGATCATCGATTCAGTTTTCAGGAGAGTTTCATCGATTCGAGTAGCTTGCAAGACAGTACTGTCGGCAAAGCAGAGTAATAAATGCGTAAGAGTATCTAAGAATTGCCCAAAATCACGTATTCTCATCCTCTAGCTCCGCTCGTTTTCGTTTCTTATGATTAGCTACCATCTCCGATGTCTCAATACTACCGCCGCCTTCCTTCAACCAAGAAATCAAGAGACACCTAGACTTTCTACCTGTTAAAAACAACTTTCTCTCCAGAATAGGAAGCTGCAATCCTACCGTCGGATCTGTTCCTGTATTATGAGCCCAGTCCATTACTAGTCTGAACCGCGATTTGAACGCCTGAAAAGCAACGATCGCCgtagaaataatgaaagaaaacaaatacaaaatttaacaaaacgTCACTATCTTAGAGAATCAATTCGAGACAAAagaaatgaaggaaaaaacatCACATGTCCACCATTTTTCGGCGAATATCTATGTGCATTTCAGTCACAGGAGTTATACCACTCACAATACTTGACTCGAGGAATTACCAACGCCTAAAAATCTTTGTGAAATTGTTGCGAACTTTATAGATTATAAGTGCACTTTTTCAATGCAAATTTGTAAGCATCTCTGCATATTTTTATCAGGATTGCAGGAAAAAACTTCATTCGTGAGAAAACGCATGAACACTAGTGAATAATATTCAGAACTCAACTTTACGCACGACAGTaggatgtaaaattttccgcGACAAATGAGGTCAAGATTAAAATTTAGTGAGCATTTCTACCCAGGGAGCAGGTGTTTCTCTTCGCAGTTgagtaattattcaaaaaatgtaaataattctACCTTCTTATCCAGAGATTTTCGGTGAACTTTTCTCTCAGATTTGTCTGTGTAATCTCTACGCATTTTTATGAGAGATATAATTAAGATGTTCAAAAGAATTACCTGCAATAGTAGATCCTGAATAAGGTTGCAATCGCTATGCTCGTATTGAGCGAGGTGAATTCCGAATTCATAGAAATAGCAACTCCACTTGTTTAGAGCCACCGCGCATGCGTCTGCAGTTAGAATTTCACTATGGTGTAACAGAATTGAATATGTCAGTTGTTACATGTACTGATAGCTGCTCACGAACTCTTTCAAATAATTCCAACACATTCATATAATTACCGGTATGCCTCCTTGTATATTTTAGGAACTTCTATACTGACGAATGGATGCGTTCTAGAATTCATGGGGTACGCAAGCCAGTGAGGGAGGTCCAATTTTGTTCCTGATTGCAGATCTGGCGACTCCGAAGACACGTCCAGGTAGCCTGTGTTCAAATTACTAAGTAAATGAAATGTATGAAATCTAGATTGCTACATTCCTTCATCACTACACACATAACATTGAGattaataaatacaaaaaacaGTGTTTCAGACTATAATTCGAAATAAACGTCACTGAAAGACCGGTTTCAATTTCGTTCGCAGGTTATGTCATGACAGAGTAACGAAATTTGTAGAAATTAATCATAGAACATGGTGGTAAAGAGAATACGAAACTGAATGAAACCCACATCCAAGTCATCAGCATCAATTCGACATCAGAATATCAATGTAACGGATAGAATCATCGAGGTCATTGCAGCGTTTCGTCTTGATGTGATgcgttaggttaggttaggttttcGTTGATAAACTCACCGAGACCTGGCAGTTTGACTTCGATCTTGCATGACACGCGTTCTTGACTGGAAAGAATATCATCGATCGAGAAGTAATTTGGCATGTAACTATGACACAACGACATTTTGCACAATGTTCCTCGCTGTTCCGGCGCGTACGTTACTGTACGTTACCGCATTCCGACTTAACGTCAGGCGCTACTGGACGGAACCTTGGAGTATATAGACATAGTGGAAGCATCGACGTTGAAAAAGTATCCCCGAGCCAGTGAGAGAAAGGGACGTCGTAATACAACATGCGCTCTCTTTCTACGGCAGAAGCGCATCGTTGTAGTATTACTAATTCCCTCACTATACCGTTTTCTACTCACAAGAAAGGGGACACCAGGCTTCGTCCACGTCTATATGCTCTTAAGACAAAACGAGTGAATTAGTTCTCAGCACTGTCAACAATCTTTTAACAGAAATCAGTTATCTATTTTGCGCTGCGGAGTTCGTGAGTAGCTTCGCCTCTATCCTAAGGAGTTTTTATAGCTGCCAGCTAATTTCCGAACGCACCGTAAGCAGTAAGTGAAGTGAGTAGCGCACCAATACCCTAGTCTCCATGCACTCACAGGTTTACTTACTACCACCATTCGATCGAGCAGTGTCGCCAATATTCGAAATGACAAACAGCGTTATCATCAACCACTTTACATCGAATTCATATTCCGCGCGAATATTCAAACATTCTGACGGCAAAAATTCTCAATAGATATTTGCGAACGTTGtctaaaaaatacaaagacgGATACCGCTGGCAAATTTTCTTGAGCACTTTTCGATGTGTATTTTCCAACAGGAACTGCGTATCGCGGTCAGTAATGGATAAAACTTCCATGTCCCTGGAATAGTTTACtatttgtgtaaaataatttaatttgatataattatatctacaataattattccacagataattattttacacaaaaatatcaaaatttcagtTAACACACGCAGGTCCATAAAGGTTTTTACATTCTTTAGTCAACATATTGATGGATCTATCACATGCGTGATCTTTATGTGCTAATCGTAAGCCAATCTTGTCAAAGCTGTTCATTTTACGCtttttgttaataaatttccaaaatacCAATGGGAAGTTTTTCTTCcattaaattcatttataaaaaaaaaacggggaaTATAAGATGGGTCGACAAACGAAATGAGGATATGTAATTACGATCTataaattatgcataatttagcgatatttttaatattagtTTATTTCGACATTTTAAGATGTATGGACAATTattacataataattatatatataatgagaCATATTTTACTTTATGTCGGTTGGTTTGcgtgtatataattatgtattcCAATTATATGTATCGTGTGTCTCTCCTcgttacattttctttttagaCATTTCGAATCTTACACAACACCCtttcataaaattataattatacatatatatatatttatatatttatatagtcATTAAACTATGATAATGAATTATGAAATATGTGTTCAGGGTAGGTTGTTAATCgcaaattaataataattattcattttttttcttctttctcttcgtcttcttcttcttcgtcgtgTTATCGTTATCAATATTATAATCAGTATATTAATGATTAAccatattatgtataattacgaTGTAACactataattaaattttgttgtgaattttttttttttttttttcattttttccatctttttttctgtatttacttttatttactgtattatcattaatattattatcattattattattattatcattatcattattatcattattaatattattat from Neodiprion lecontei isolate iyNeoLeco1 chromosome 1, iyNeoLeco1.1, whole genome shotgun sequence includes these protein-coding regions:
- the LOC107217194 gene encoding DNA replication complex GINS protein PSF3, with protein sequence MSLCHSYMPNYFSIDDILSSQERVSCKIEVKLPGLGYLDVSSESPDLQSGTKLDLPHWLAYPMNSRTHPFVSIEVPKIYKEAYREILTADACAVALNKWSCYFYEFGIHLAQYEHSDCNLIQDLLLQAFKSRFRLVMDWAHNTGTDPTVGLQLPILERKLFLTGRKSRCLLISWLKEGGGSIETSEMVANHKKRKRAELEDENT